Proteins found in one Muntiacus reevesi chromosome 2, mMunRee1.1, whole genome shotgun sequence genomic segment:
- the LOC136161419 gene encoding zinc finger protein 234-like isoform X3: MTTLKEAVTFMDVAVTFTEEELGLLDLAQKKLYQDVMLENFRNLVSVGCHPFRHDIFHLEKEKRLWVVKTATQSEGKSEEKIQSEMETISEVGPHDELSCWQIWRHIASDLTRCQDSRIKYSEFHQQHDSPGQNGAGLSVIHPGQTPSQCNECTKYFGDLSNFDLHQQIHSGEKSHTCCECGKSFCYSSALRIHQRVHSGEKRYKCDKCGKEFSQSSQLQIHQKVHTVEKPFRCEQCGKGFSRRSTLTVHCKLHTGEKPHNCDKCGRAFIHASHLQEHQRIHTGEKPFKCDICGKNFRRRSALNSHCMVHTGEKPYKCEECGKCFTCSSNLHIHQRVHTGEKPYKCEECGKCFIQPSQFQAHRRIHTGEKPYVCKVCDKGFIYSSSFQAHQGVHTGEKPYRCDECGKNFRMKIHYQVHLVIHTGEKPYKCEVCGKGFRQSSYLKIHQKAHSVEKPYKCEECGQGFNQNSRLQIHQLIHTGEKPYKCEECGKGFSRRADLKIHCRIHTGEKPYNCEECGKVFSQASHLLTHQRVHSGEKPFKCEECGKSFSRSSHLQAHQKVHNGEKPYKCEECGKGFKWSLNLDMHQRVHTGEKPYKCGECGKHFSQASSLQLHQSVHTGEKPYRCDVCAKVFSRSSQLQYHRRVHTGEKPYKCETCGKSFSWRSNLVSHHRIHTGDILYESDESGKNIKELSEERSFTK, translated from the exons GAGGCAGTGACCTTCATGGATGTGGCTGTGACCTTCACGGAGGAGGAGTTGGGGCTGCTGGACTTGGCCCAGAAGAAGCTGTACCaggatgtgatgctggagaacttcCGGAATCTGGTCTCAGTGG GGTGTCACCCCTTCAGACATGATATATTtcacttagaaaaggaaaaaagactttGGGTGGTGAAGACAGCAACTCAAAGTGAAGGGAAGT CAGAAGAAAAGATCCAAAGTGAGATGGAGACTATTTCAGAAGTAGGACCACATGACGAGCTTTCCTGCTGGCAGATCTGGCGACACATTGCTAGTGACTTAACCAGGTGTCAAGACTCCAggataaaatattctgaattcCACCAACAACATGACTCACCTGGCCAGAATGGGGCCGGACTATCTGTAATTCACCCTGGCCAGACACCTTCTCAGTGTAATGAATGTACAAAATATTTCGGTGATCTCTCCAACTTTGATCTTCATCAACAAATACACTCAGGAGAGAAGTCTCATACATGTTGTGAGTGTGGAAAAAGCTTCTGTTACAGCTCAGCACTTCGcattcatcagagagttcactcGGGAGAGAAACGCTATAAGTGTGATAAGTGTGGCAAGGAATTCAGCCAGAGTTCACAGCTGCAAATTCATCAGAAAGTCCACACTGTAGAGAAGCCATTCAGATGTGAGCAGTGTGGGAAAGGCTTCAGTCGTAGATCAACACTTACTGTTCATTGTAAATTACACACGGGAGAGAAACCTCACAATTGTGACAAATGTGGACGCGCCTTCATTCATGCTTCACATCTTCAGGAACATCAGAGAATCCACACTGGGGAGAAACCATTCAAATGTGATATATGTGGTAAGAACTTCCGCCGCAGATCAGCACTTAACAGTCATTGTATggtccacactggagagaaaccatacaaatgtGAGGAGTGTGGGAAGTGTTTCACTTGTAGCTCAAATCTGCATATCCACCAGAGGGtccacacaggagagaagccttataaatgtgaGGAGTGTGGTAAATGCTTCATTCAACCTTCACAATTTCAGGCCCATCGGAGAATTCACACGGGAGAGAAACCATATGTATGTAAAGTATGTGATAAGGGCTTCATTTACAGTTCAAGTTTTCAAGCCCATCAGGGAgtccacacaggagagaaaccataCAGATGTGATGAGTGTGGGAAGAACTTCAGGATGAAAATCCATTATCAAGTTCATCTGGTCATCCACACAGGAGAAAAACCCTATAAATGTGAGGTATGTGGTAAAGGCTTTCGTCAGAGTTCATATCTTAAAATCCATCAGAAGGCCCACAGCGTAGAGAAACCCTACAAGTGTGAAGAGTGTGGACAAGGCTTCAACCAGAATTCACGACTTCAGATCCACCAGCTGATCCATACTGGTGAGAAACCATACAAATGCGAAGAGTGTGGGAAGGGATTCAGTCGTAGAGCTGATCTTAAAATTCACTGCAgaatccacactggagagaaaccgtaCAATTGTGAGGAGTGTGGAAAAGTCTTTAGtcaagcatctcatcttctgaccCACCAGAGAGTCCACAGTGGAGAAAAGCCATTCAAATGTGAGGAATGTGGCAAGAGCTTCAGCCGGAGTTCACACCTTCAAGCCCACCAAAAAGTCCACAATGGAGAAAAGCCATACAAGTGTGAAGAGTGTGGGAAGGGCTTTAAGTGGAGCCTGAACCTTGACATGCATCAGAGGgtccacacaggagagaaaccatataagtGTGGGGAGTGTGGGAAGCACTTCAGTCAGGCCTCAAGTCTTCAGCTTCATCAGAGTgtccacactggagagaagccctaCAGATGCGATGTGTGTGCTAAGGTCTTCAGTCGGTCTTCACAGCTTCAGTATCACAGGAGAGTTCACACAGGGGAGAAACCTTACAAGTGTGAGACGTGTGGTAAGAGCTTCAGTTGGCGTTCCAATCTTGTAAGTCATCacagaattcatactggagataTATTATATGAAAGTGATGAGAGTGGTAAGAACATCAAGGAACTATCAGAAGAAAGAAGTTTCACAAAATGA
- the LOC136161419 gene encoding zinc finger protein 234-like isoform X6 codes for MTTLKEAVTFMDVAVTFTEEELGLLDLAQKKLYQDVMLENFRNLVSVGCHPFRHDIFHLEKEKRLWVVKTATQSEGKSEEKIQSEMETISEVGPHDELSCWQIWRHIASDLTRCQDSRIKYSEFHQQHDSPGQNGAGLSVIHPGQTPSQCNECTKYFGDLSNFDLHQQIHSGEKSHTCCECGKSFCYSSALRIHQRVHSGEKRYKCDKCGKEFSQSSQLQIHQKVHTVEKPFRCEQCGKGFSRRSTLTVHCKLHTGEKPHNCDKCGRAFIHASHLQEHQRIHTGEKPFKCDICGKNFRRRSALNSHCMVHTGEKPYKCEECGKCFTCSSNLHIHQRVHTGEKPYKCEECGKCFIQPSQFQAHRRIHTGEKPYVCKVCDKGFIYSSSFQAHQGVHTGEKPYRCDECGKNFRMKIHYQVHLVIHTGEKPYKCEVCGKGFRQSSYLKIHQKAHSVEKPYKCEECGQGFNQNSRLQIHQLIHTGEKPYKCEECGKGFSRRADLKIHCRIHTGEKPYNCEECGKVFSQASHLLTHQRVHSGEKPFKCEECGKSFSRSSHLQAHQKVHNGEKPYKCEECGKGFKWSLNLDMHQRVHTGEKPYKCGECGKHFSQASSLQLHQSVHTGEKPYRCDVCAKVFSRSSQLQYHRRVHTGEKPYKCETCGKSFSWRSNLVSHHRIHTGDILYEKKPYTCEECGRAFSQASHLQDHQRVHTGEKPFICDACGKSFSRNSHLQSHQRVHTGEKPYKCEECGKGFICSSNLYIHQRVHTGEKPYRCEECGKGFSRPSSLQAHQGIHTGEKSYVCNVCGKGFTLSSNLQAHQRVHTGEKPYRCEECGKNFRRNSHYQVHLVVHTGEKPYKCEVCGKGFSQSSYLQIHQKAHSVEKPYKCEECGQGFNQSSRLQIHQLIHTGEKPYKCEECGKGFSRRADLKIHCRIHTGEKPYNCEECGKVFRQASNLLAHQRVHSGEKPFKCEECGKSFGRSSHLQAHQKVHTGEKPYKCEECGKGFKWSLNLDMHQRVHTGEKPYKCGECGKHFSQASSLQLHQSVHTGEKPYRCDVCGKVFSRSSQLQSHQRVHTGEKPYKCETCGKSFSWRSNLTIHQRIHAADKSYKSHRGGKTIREST; via the exons GAGGCAGTGACCTTCATGGATGTGGCTGTGACCTTCACGGAGGAGGAGTTGGGGCTGCTGGACTTGGCCCAGAAGAAGCTGTACCaggatgtgatgctggagaacttcCGGAATCTGGTCTCAGTGG GGTGTCACCCCTTCAGACATGATATATTtcacttagaaaaggaaaaaagactttGGGTGGTGAAGACAGCAACTCAAAGTGAAGGGAAGT CAGAAGAAAAGATCCAAAGTGAGATGGAGACTATTTCAGAAGTAGGACCACATGACGAGCTTTCCTGCTGGCAGATCTGGCGACACATTGCTAGTGACTTAACCAGGTGTCAAGACTCCAggataaaatattctgaattcCACCAACAACATGACTCACCTGGCCAGAATGGGGCCGGACTATCTGTAATTCACCCTGGCCAGACACCTTCTCAGTGTAATGAATGTACAAAATATTTCGGTGATCTCTCCAACTTTGATCTTCATCAACAAATACACTCAGGAGAGAAGTCTCATACATGTTGTGAGTGTGGAAAAAGCTTCTGTTACAGCTCAGCACTTCGcattcatcagagagttcactcGGGAGAGAAACGCTATAAGTGTGATAAGTGTGGCAAGGAATTCAGCCAGAGTTCACAGCTGCAAATTCATCAGAAAGTCCACACTGTAGAGAAGCCATTCAGATGTGAGCAGTGTGGGAAAGGCTTCAGTCGTAGATCAACACTTACTGTTCATTGTAAATTACACACGGGAGAGAAACCTCACAATTGTGACAAATGTGGACGCGCCTTCATTCATGCTTCACATCTTCAGGAACATCAGAGAATCCACACTGGGGAGAAACCATTCAAATGTGATATATGTGGTAAGAACTTCCGCCGCAGATCAGCACTTAACAGTCATTGTATggtccacactggagagaaaccatacaaatgtGAGGAGTGTGGGAAGTGTTTCACTTGTAGCTCAAATCTGCATATCCACCAGAGGGtccacacaggagagaagccttataaatgtgaGGAGTGTGGTAAATGCTTCATTCAACCTTCACAATTTCAGGCCCATCGGAGAATTCACACGGGAGAGAAACCATATGTATGTAAAGTATGTGATAAGGGCTTCATTTACAGTTCAAGTTTTCAAGCCCATCAGGGAgtccacacaggagagaaaccataCAGATGTGATGAGTGTGGGAAGAACTTCAGGATGAAAATCCATTATCAAGTTCATCTGGTCATCCACACAGGAGAAAAACCCTATAAATGTGAGGTATGTGGTAAAGGCTTTCGTCAGAGTTCATATCTTAAAATCCATCAGAAGGCCCACAGCGTAGAGAAACCCTACAAGTGTGAAGAGTGTGGACAAGGCTTCAACCAGAATTCACGACTTCAGATCCACCAGCTGATCCATACTGGTGAGAAACCATACAAATGCGAAGAGTGTGGGAAGGGATTCAGTCGTAGAGCTGATCTTAAAATTCACTGCAgaatccacactggagagaaaccgtaCAATTGTGAGGAGTGTGGAAAAGTCTTTAGtcaagcatctcatcttctgaccCACCAGAGAGTCCACAGTGGAGAAAAGCCATTCAAATGTGAGGAATGTGGCAAGAGCTTCAGCCGGAGTTCACACCTTCAAGCCCACCAAAAAGTCCACAATGGAGAAAAGCCATACAAGTGTGAAGAGTGTGGGAAGGGCTTTAAGTGGAGCCTGAACCTTGACATGCATCAGAGGgtccacacaggagagaaaccatataagtGTGGGGAGTGTGGGAAGCACTTCAGTCAGGCCTCAAGTCTTCAGCTTCATCAGAGTgtccacactggagagaagccctaCAGATGCGATGTGTGTGCTAAGGTCTTCAGTCGGTCTTCACAGCTTCAGTATCACAGGAGAGTTCACACAGGGGAGAAACCTTACAAGTGTGAGACGTGTGGTAAGAGCTTCAGTTGGCGTTCCAATCTTGTAAGTCATCacagaattcatactggagataTATTATATGAAA AGAAACCTTACACTTGTGAGGAGTGTGGCCGGGCCTTCAGTCAGGCCTCCCACCTTCAAGACCATCAGAGAGTCCACACCGGGGAGAAACCATTCATTTGTGATGCATGTGGTAAGAGCTTCAGTCGGAATTCGCACCTTCAGTCCCATCAGAGAGTCCATACGGGAGAGAAACCGTACAAATGCGAGGAGTGTGGGAAGGGCTTCATTTGTAGCTCAAATCTATACATTCACCAGAGAGTCCACACAGGAGAAAAACCCTACAGATGTGAGGAATGCGGGAAAGGCTTTAGTCGGCCTTCAAGTCTTCAGGCCCATCAGGgaatccacactggagagaagTCATACGTATGTAATGTGTGTGGTAAAGGCTTTACTCTGAGTTCAAACCTTCAGGCACATCAGAGAgtccacacaggagagaaaccataCAGATGTGAGGAGTGCGGGAAGAACTTCAGGAGGAACTCCCATTATCAAGTTCATCTGGTTGTCCACACAGGAGAAAAACCCTATAAATGTGAAGTGTGTGGGAAGGGCTTCAGTCAGAGTTCCTATCTTCAAATCCATCAGAAGGCCCACAGTGTAGAGAAACCCTACAAGTGCGAGGAGTGTGGGCAGGGCTTCAATCAGAGTTCACGACTTCAGATCCACCAGCTGATCCATACTGGTGAGAAACCATACAAATGCGAAGAGTGTGGGAAGGGATTCAGTCGTAGAGCCGATCTTAAAATTCACTGCAgaatccacactggagagaaaccgtaCAATTGTGAGGAATGTGGAAAAGTCTTCAGGCAGGCCTCAAATCTTCTGGCCCATCAGAGAGTCCACAGTGGAGAAAAGCCATTCAAATGTGAAGAATGTGGCAAGAGCTTTGGTCGGAGTTCACACCTTCAAGCCCACCAAAAAGTCCACACTGGAGAAAAGCCATACAAGTGTGAGGAGTGTGGGAAGGGCTTTAAGTGGAGCCTGAACCTCGACATGCATCAGAGGgtccacacaggagagaaaccatataagtGTGGGGAGTGTGGGAAGCACTTCAGTCAGGCCTCAAGTCTTCAGCTTCATCAGAGTgtccacactggagagaagccctaCAGATGTGACGTGTGTGGTAAAGTCTTCAGTCGGTCTTCACAACTGCAGTCTCATCAGAGAGTCCACACAGGGGAGAAACCTTACAAGTGTGAGACGTGTGGTAAGAGCTTCAGCTGGCGCTCCAATCTAACAATTCATCAAAGAATCCATGCTGCTGATAAATCCTATAAAAGTCATAGGGGTGGTAAGACCATCAGAGAGTCAACTTAG
- the LOC136161419 gene encoding zinc finger protein 234-like isoform X2, which produces MTTLKEAVTFMDVAVTFTEEELGLLDLAQKKLYQDVMLENFRNLVSVGCHPFRHDIFHLEKEKRLWVVKTATQSEGKSEEKIQSEMETISEVGPHDELSCWQIWRHIASDLTRCQDSRIKYSEFHQQHDSPGQNGAGLSVIHPGQTPSQCNECTKYFGDLSNFDLHQQIHSGEKSHTCCECGKSFCYSSALRIHQRVHSGEKRYKCDKCGKEFSQSSQLQIHQKVHTVEKPFRCEQCGKGFSRRSTLTVHCKLHTGEKPHNCDKCGRAFIHASHLQEHQRIHTGEKPFKCDICGKNFRRRSALNSHCMVHTGEKPYKCEECGKCFTCSSNLHIHQRVHTGEKPYKCEECGKCFIQPSQFQAHRRIHTGEKPYVCKVCDKGFIYSSSFQAHQGVHTGEKPYRCDECGKNFRMKIHYQVHLVIHTGEKPYKCEVCGKGFRQSSYLKIHQKAHSVEKPYKCEECGQGFNQNSRLQIHQLIHTGEKPYKCEECGKGFSRRADLKIHCRIHTGEKPYNCEECGKVFSQASHLLTHQRVHSGEKPFKCEECGKSFSRSSHLQAHQKVHNGEKPYKCEECGKGFKWSLNLDMHQRVHTGEKPYKCGECGKHFSQASSLQLHQSVHTGEKPYRCDVCAKVFSRSSQLQYHRRVHTGEKPYKCETCGKSFSWRSNLVSHHRIHTGDILYESDESGKNIKELSEERSFTK; this is translated from the exons ATGACCACACTCAAG GAGGCAGTGACCTTCATGGATGTGGCTGTGACCTTCACGGAGGAGGAGTTGGGGCTGCTGGACTTGGCCCAGAAGAAGCTGTACCaggatgtgatgctggagaacttcCGGAATCTGGTCTCAGTGG GGTGTCACCCCTTCAGACATGATATATTtcacttagaaaaggaaaaaagactttGGGTGGTGAAGACAGCAACTCAAAGTGAAGGGAAGT CAGAAGAAAAGATCCAAAGTGAGATGGAGACTATTTCAGAAGTAGGACCACATGACGAGCTTTCCTGCTGGCAGATCTGGCGACACATTGCTAGTGACTTAACCAGGTGTCAAGACTCCAggataaaatattctgaattcCACCAACAACATGACTCACCTGGCCAGAATGGGGCCGGACTATCTGTAATTCACCCTGGCCAGACACCTTCTCAGTGTAATGAATGTACAAAATATTTCGGTGATCTCTCCAACTTTGATCTTCATCAACAAATACACTCAGGAGAGAAGTCTCATACATGTTGTGAGTGTGGAAAAAGCTTCTGTTACAGCTCAGCACTTCGcattcatcagagagttcactcGGGAGAGAAACGCTATAAGTGTGATAAGTGTGGCAAGGAATTCAGCCAGAGTTCACAGCTGCAAATTCATCAGAAAGTCCACACTGTAGAGAAGCCATTCAGATGTGAGCAGTGTGGGAAAGGCTTCAGTCGTAGATCAACACTTACTGTTCATTGTAAATTACACACGGGAGAGAAACCTCACAATTGTGACAAATGTGGACGCGCCTTCATTCATGCTTCACATCTTCAGGAACATCAGAGAATCCACACTGGGGAGAAACCATTCAAATGTGATATATGTGGTAAGAACTTCCGCCGCAGATCAGCACTTAACAGTCATTGTATggtccacactggagagaaaccatacaaatgtGAGGAGTGTGGGAAGTGTTTCACTTGTAGCTCAAATCTGCATATCCACCAGAGGGtccacacaggagagaagccttataaatgtgaGGAGTGTGGTAAATGCTTCATTCAACCTTCACAATTTCAGGCCCATCGGAGAATTCACACGGGAGAGAAACCATATGTATGTAAAGTATGTGATAAGGGCTTCATTTACAGTTCAAGTTTTCAAGCCCATCAGGGAgtccacacaggagagaaaccataCAGATGTGATGAGTGTGGGAAGAACTTCAGGATGAAAATCCATTATCAAGTTCATCTGGTCATCCACACAGGAGAAAAACCCTATAAATGTGAGGTATGTGGTAAAGGCTTTCGTCAGAGTTCATATCTTAAAATCCATCAGAAGGCCCACAGCGTAGAGAAACCCTACAAGTGTGAAGAGTGTGGACAAGGCTTCAACCAGAATTCACGACTTCAGATCCACCAGCTGATCCATACTGGTGAGAAACCATACAAATGCGAAGAGTGTGGGAAGGGATTCAGTCGTAGAGCTGATCTTAAAATTCACTGCAgaatccacactggagagaaaccgtaCAATTGTGAGGAGTGTGGAAAAGTCTTTAGtcaagcatctcatcttctgaccCACCAGAGAGTCCACAGTGGAGAAAAGCCATTCAAATGTGAGGAATGTGGCAAGAGCTTCAGCCGGAGTTCACACCTTCAAGCCCACCAAAAAGTCCACAATGGAGAAAAGCCATACAAGTGTGAAGAGTGTGGGAAGGGCTTTAAGTGGAGCCTGAACCTTGACATGCATCAGAGGgtccacacaggagagaaaccatataagtGTGGGGAGTGTGGGAAGCACTTCAGTCAGGCCTCAAGTCTTCAGCTTCATCAGAGTgtccacactggagagaagccctaCAGATGCGATGTGTGTGCTAAGGTCTTCAGTCGGTCTTCACAGCTTCAGTATCACAGGAGAGTTCACACAGGGGAGAAACCTTACAAGTGTGAGACGTGTGGTAAGAGCTTCAGTTGGCGTTCCAATCTTGTAAGTCATCacagaattcatactggagataTATTATATGAAAGTGATGAGAGTGGTAAGAACATCAAGGAACTATCAGAAGAAAGAAGTTTCACAAAATGA
- the LOC136161419 gene encoding zinc finger protein 234-like isoform X4, giving the protein MTTLKEAVTFMDVAVTFTEEELGLLDLAQKKLYQDVMLENFRNLVSVEEKIQSEMETISEVGPHDELSCWQIWRHIASDLTRCQDSRIKYSEFHQQHDSPGQNGAGLSVIHPGQTPSQCNECTKYFGDLSNFDLHQQIHSGEKSHTCCECGKSFCYSSALRIHQRVHSGEKRYKCDKCGKEFSQSSQLQIHQKVHTVEKPFRCEQCGKGFSRRSTLTVHCKLHTGEKPHNCDKCGRAFIHASHLQEHQRIHTGEKPFKCDICGKNFRRRSALNSHCMVHTGEKPYKCEECGKCFTCSSNLHIHQRVHTGEKPYKCEECGKCFIQPSQFQAHRRIHTGEKPYVCKVCDKGFIYSSSFQAHQGVHTGEKPYRCDECGKNFRMKIHYQVHLVIHTGEKPYKCEVCGKGFRQSSYLKIHQKAHSVEKPYKCEECGQGFNQNSRLQIHQLIHTGEKPYKCEECGKGFSRRADLKIHCRIHTGEKPYNCEECGKVFSQASHLLTHQRVHSGEKPFKCEECGKSFSRSSHLQAHQKVHNGEKPYKCEECGKGFKWSLNLDMHQRVHTGEKPYKCGECGKHFSQASSLQLHQSVHTGEKPYRCDVCAKVFSRSSQLQYHRRVHTGEKPYKCETCGKSFSWRSNLVSHHRIHTGDILYESDESGKNIKELSEERSFTK; this is encoded by the exons GAGGCAGTGACCTTCATGGATGTGGCTGTGACCTTCACGGAGGAGGAGTTGGGGCTGCTGGACTTGGCCCAGAAGAAGCTGTACCaggatgtgatgctggagaacttcCGGAATCTGGTCTCAGTGG AAGAAAAGATCCAAAGTGAGATGGAGACTATTTCAGAAGTAGGACCACATGACGAGCTTTCCTGCTGGCAGATCTGGCGACACATTGCTAGTGACTTAACCAGGTGTCAAGACTCCAggataaaatattctgaattcCACCAACAACATGACTCACCTGGCCAGAATGGGGCCGGACTATCTGTAATTCACCCTGGCCAGACACCTTCTCAGTGTAATGAATGTACAAAATATTTCGGTGATCTCTCCAACTTTGATCTTCATCAACAAATACACTCAGGAGAGAAGTCTCATACATGTTGTGAGTGTGGAAAAAGCTTCTGTTACAGCTCAGCACTTCGcattcatcagagagttcactcGGGAGAGAAACGCTATAAGTGTGATAAGTGTGGCAAGGAATTCAGCCAGAGTTCACAGCTGCAAATTCATCAGAAAGTCCACACTGTAGAGAAGCCATTCAGATGTGAGCAGTGTGGGAAAGGCTTCAGTCGTAGATCAACACTTACTGTTCATTGTAAATTACACACGGGAGAGAAACCTCACAATTGTGACAAATGTGGACGCGCCTTCATTCATGCTTCACATCTTCAGGAACATCAGAGAATCCACACTGGGGAGAAACCATTCAAATGTGATATATGTGGTAAGAACTTCCGCCGCAGATCAGCACTTAACAGTCATTGTATggtccacactggagagaaaccatacaaatgtGAGGAGTGTGGGAAGTGTTTCACTTGTAGCTCAAATCTGCATATCCACCAGAGGGtccacacaggagagaagccttataaatgtgaGGAGTGTGGTAAATGCTTCATTCAACCTTCACAATTTCAGGCCCATCGGAGAATTCACACGGGAGAGAAACCATATGTATGTAAAGTATGTGATAAGGGCTTCATTTACAGTTCAAGTTTTCAAGCCCATCAGGGAgtccacacaggagagaaaccataCAGATGTGATGAGTGTGGGAAGAACTTCAGGATGAAAATCCATTATCAAGTTCATCTGGTCATCCACACAGGAGAAAAACCCTATAAATGTGAGGTATGTGGTAAAGGCTTTCGTCAGAGTTCATATCTTAAAATCCATCAGAAGGCCCACAGCGTAGAGAAACCCTACAAGTGTGAAGAGTGTGGACAAGGCTTCAACCAGAATTCACGACTTCAGATCCACCAGCTGATCCATACTGGTGAGAAACCATACAAATGCGAAGAGTGTGGGAAGGGATTCAGTCGTAGAGCTGATCTTAAAATTCACTGCAgaatccacactggagagaaaccgtaCAATTGTGAGGAGTGTGGAAAAGTCTTTAGtcaagcatctcatcttctgaccCACCAGAGAGTCCACAGTGGAGAAAAGCCATTCAAATGTGAGGAATGTGGCAAGAGCTTCAGCCGGAGTTCACACCTTCAAGCCCACCAAAAAGTCCACAATGGAGAAAAGCCATACAAGTGTGAAGAGTGTGGGAAGGGCTTTAAGTGGAGCCTGAACCTTGACATGCATCAGAGGgtccacacaggagagaaaccatataagtGTGGGGAGTGTGGGAAGCACTTCAGTCAGGCCTCAAGTCTTCAGCTTCATCAGAGTgtccacactggagagaagccctaCAGATGCGATGTGTGTGCTAAGGTCTTCAGTCGGTCTTCACAGCTTCAGTATCACAGGAGAGTTCACACAGGGGAGAAACCTTACAAGTGTGAGACGTGTGGTAAGAGCTTCAGTTGGCGTTCCAATCTTGTAAGTCATCacagaattcatactggagataTATTATATGAAAGTGATGAGAGTGGTAAGAACATCAAGGAACTATCAGAAGAAAGAAGTTTCACAAAATGA